The stretch of DNA CGCCGAAATTTTTAAACAACTACTAATTGATGATCCAACAAATGAAGAGTACTTAGATTTACTCGACCGATTAACCGAATTACAAGATTAAGAATGCTGATTATGCAGAGGAGGGAAACTATCATGGCAACCCCTGTTTCTGTCAACGAGAAGAAGGACTTTATTCGCTGGTTTTTAAATCACTACCAATTAAAGAGGAGAGAATGTGTTTGGATTCTAAACTATTTAATGAGCCACGATCAGCTAATGGAAAAGGTTCATTTTGTTGAGCAAGCACAGTACTGTCCAAGAGGGTTGATTATGTCTACACACTGTGTAGATAAGGTACCATTTCGGTTCTATAAGGAAAATGTCATGACAACCGATGCAGAAAAATCCTTTCATGATATCCGGCTTAATCGGGATGAGGATATATTTATCCAGTTAAACTTTCATGCTTCTAATCAAGCTCATCAATATGCTGCTGTCCTAGAAGAAAATCCATTCGTTCCAAAACATTTACAAGTGAATGAAAAGGATGGAGTAATTGCAGAACAACTTCTACAGAATAGTATAAAACGTTTTCAACGTGAGAAGTTACTTCAATTGATTGATGAAGCTCTTGACAAACAAGATCGCAGGGCATTTGAAATGTTAACAGAAAAATTAAATAAACTAATGGCTGTTGAACAAAAGGGAAGCTTGCGCTAAGCATGCTTCTTTTTTTTATTTTGCTTTTGTTGTGTTTAAAAAATAATGATAATATATGGATAGTAATCAAAAAGGTTGGTGTAAATAAAATGAAATGGGTTCCACAAGATATAGAGACTTACATAACTGCGAAGGAATACGTAGATACTGCTATTATACCGCTTTATGCTGTTTCAGTTGGAGAGGATATGAAACAATCAGCCGCTTCGGCTGAGTTTATTACTTTATTAACAAATCATTTAGAGAGACAGTTTACAGGAAGATTATTATTATTCCCGCCTTTTACTTATCTCAAAAATGAGGAGAGAGAAAAAAGTGTAACAACCTTACTGGAGTGGGAAAAGACGATTTCACAAGGATCATTTAAGCATTTGTTTTACATAACATCCGACATTGATTGGAGAAATCGGGAAGAAGAACTAAATGGATCATTAATCTGGCTGCCAACTCTCCCGCTTGAACAGATGAATAATTCACAGAAAATGGAAATGATTGATAGCCAAGTAAAGCAGCTTTTTGTTCTTTTTACGCAAAAATGGCATGAAAATGAGTAAAACTATTCATATTATATGTTTTTAAAATAGTATGATATTGACCTTGCTTGCAGATTGATATATCATTGTTATGTCCTAGTTTTATATGTGTTTAATTTATTGTCCGCTGGACTTAACTTCGTGAATAGAGGGGGGATAATCATGAGTAAAGAGCGCGTTTCAAGACGTCAATTTTTGAGCTACACATTAACAGGTGTAGGTGGTTTCATGGCAGCCGGCATGCTAATGCCAATGGTTCGTTTTGCTGTGGATCCAGTATTAAAAGCCGAAGAAGGCGGAGACTTTATCGCAACAAAGCAAAAAGTTTCTGAAATAACAAAGGAACCAGTTCGAGTTGACTTTACCTTTAAGCAAAAGGATGCTTGGTATGAGTCAGAAGTAACGAATACGGCTTGGGTTTATAAGGGTGACGATGGAAAAATTATGGCCTTATCGCCTGTTTGTAAACACCTAGGCTGTACGGTTAACTGGAATACTGACAAGGAACATCCAGGTCAATTCTTCTGCCCATGTCATTACGGCCGTTATGAGAAAAACGGTAAAAACATTGCAGGTACACCACCGTTAGCACCACTTGATTTGTATCCATACAAGGAAAAAGACGGGTACCTTTATTTAGGAAAAGCTCAACCACGGAAGGAGGCGTAATCATTGTTAAACAAAATTTACGATTGG from Bacillus sp. SLBN-46 encodes:
- a CDS encoding ReoY family proteolytic degradation factor encodes the protein MATPVSVNEKKDFIRWFLNHYQLKRRECVWILNYLMSHDQLMEKVHFVEQAQYCPRGLIMSTHCVDKVPFRFYKENVMTTDAEKSFHDIRLNRDEDIFIQLNFHASNQAHQYAAVLEENPFVPKHLQVNEKDGVIAEQLLQNSIKRFQREKLLQLIDEALDKQDRRAFEMLTEKLNKLMAVEQKGSLR
- a CDS encoding YpiF family protein codes for the protein MKWVPQDIETYITAKEYVDTAIIPLYAVSVGEDMKQSAASAEFITLLTNHLERQFTGRLLLFPPFTYLKNEEREKSVTTLLEWEKTISQGSFKHLFYITSDIDWRNREEELNGSLIWLPTLPLEQMNNSQKMEMIDSQVKQLFVLFTQKWHENE
- a CDS encoding ubiquinol-cytochrome c reductase iron-sulfur subunit — encoded protein: MSKERVSRRQFLSYTLTGVGGFMAAGMLMPMVRFAVDPVLKAEEGGDFIATKQKVSEITKEPVRVDFTFKQKDAWYESEVTNTAWVYKGDDGKIMALSPVCKHLGCTVNWNTDKEHPGQFFCPCHYGRYEKNGKNIAGTPPLAPLDLYPYKEKDGYLYLGKAQPRKEA